A genomic window from Gemmatimonadaceae bacterium includes:
- a CDS encoding ATP-binding protein yields MPRICRRWRAPTRPSPTSRRRAASRYTCGAAFDPLARAAPDTTLSVEDRPIGGLGIHSIVRRLVDDVRYRRDGDHNVVVLTKRLDDAVQEHPQGGRRMEITTRTQGTSASSPLRGISTATPRPRRSRRWQGSSGGVAPRRGPGV; encoded by the coding sequence TTGCCGCGGATCTGCAGGAGGTGGCGCGCGCCAACACGGCCTTCGCCGACTTCGCGGCGACGCGCGGCCTCTCGGTACACCTGCGGCGCGGCCTTTGACCCCCTCGCCCGGGCGGCGCCGGACACGACGCTCTCGGTAGAGGACCGGCCGATCGGTGGGCTCGGCATTCATAGTATAGTACGGCGGCTGGTGGACGACGTCCGCTACCGCCGCGACGGCGACCACAACGTCGTCGTCCTGACCAAGCGGCTGGACGATGCTGTGCAGGAGCATCCTCAGGGAGGAAGACGGATGGAGATCACGACGCGCACGCAGGGGACGTCAGCATCGTCGCCATTGCGGGGAATCTCGACAGCAACACCTCGCCCCAGGCGCAGCAGGCGCTGGCAGGGTTCTAGCGGCGGCGTGGCGCCACGGCGCGGTCCCGGGGTATAG
- a CDS encoding SpoIIE family protein phosphatase — protein sequence MLVVGDVCDKGVGAALFRALFRSLIRASTDPVGGGAIQMIGGRRTLVMQSLEAASLTDLLTRVAGFTNNYIARLHGRTNMFAPCLWPCWIPSTAGSTISMPATSPH from the coding sequence GTGCTCGTCGTCGGCGACGTCTGCGACAAAGGCGTAGGCGCAGCGCTCTTTAGGGCGCTGTTCCGCAGCCTCATCCGGGCCTCGACCGATCCCGTTGGCGGCGGCGCCATCCAGATGATCGGCGGGCGGCGCACCTTGGTGATGCAGTCGCTCGAGGCGGCGTCGCTGACGGACCTGCTCACGCGTGTCGCCGGCTTCACCAACAACTACATCGCACGGCTGCACGGGCGCACCAATATGTTCGCGCCGTGTTTATGGCCGTGCTGGATCCCGAGTACGGCCGGCTCGACTATCTCAATGCCGGCCACGAGCCCGCACTGA
- a CDS encoding serine/threonine-protein phosphatase, with protein MAVLDPEYGRLDYLNAGHEPALILAPDGSAQELRPTGPALGMMPDVPFTTGGGTLESGHTLLAFTDGLVETRSPSGEAFGNARLREMLRGLAGSAAPELVAGVVDGLKAFGRQAEPHDDFTMLAVTRD; from the coding sequence ATGGCCGTGCTGGATCCCGAGTACGGCCGGCTCGACTATCTCAATGCCGGCCACGAGCCCGCACTGATTCTCGCGCCGGACGGCTCGGCGCAGGAGCTGCGGCCCACAGGCCCCGCGCTCGGGATGATGCCGGACGTCCCCTTCACGACCGGCGGCGGCACGCTGGAGAGCGGGCACACGCTGCTCGCGTTCACCGACGGCTTGGTGGAAACGCGCAGCCCCTCGGGCGAGGCCTTCGGCAACGCACGCTTGCGCGAGATGCTGCGCGGACTCGCCGGCAGCGCGGCGCCGGAACTCGTGGCTGGCGTGGTGGATGGACTCAAGGCCTTCGGACGACAGGCAGAACCGCACGATGACTTCACGATGCTGGCGGTCACGCGTGACTAG
- a CDS encoding Na/Pi cotransporter family protein, producing MAILMAVIGGLGIFMLGMKHMSEGMQAVAGNSLRRMISLVTTNRFLATATGAGVTTLVQSSSVTTVIVVGLVNAGLMQLQQAIGVIFGANIGTTITGWILVLNIGKYGLPILGAAALVYLFARRDRTRFIAMALMGMGMVFFGLELMKNGFAPVKDMPVFMEAFQWFEADSYAGIYKAVFVGCVLTLIVQSSSATLGITIGLAATGVIPFQTAAALVLGENIGTTITIVLASFGANTNAKRAALAHVLFNLIGAFWITLVFPWYIKLVAGTVAAVHGADPLTLTLASGVNPVEFATVVTAAIALTHSGFNIVNTAVFLPFIKPYTRMLERLVPDPRLKEVARLTRIDAGTVASPVLGLEQSRGEVIQMAQGTLKMMEWIRQLGFHGPWDELLVRKTFHREEVLDNVQREVVAFLTSTLDSTMPQMVAEEGRQQLRIAHEYESVSDRAASILRAFAQLRQQRLELRSDQQEDLQQLHAAVTTFLQEVSEAYGERTTIGGANARSHAESIDRLVRMLSDRQLQRMIDGPIDPGLSLVYTGLITDYSRIRSHVRNIHDAMAGGGVPE from the coding sequence ATGGCGATTCTGATGGCCGTCATCGGCGGCCTGGGCATCTTTATGCTCGGGATGAAGCATATGTCCGAGGGGATGCAGGCCGTCGCGGGCAATTCGCTGCGGCGGATGATCTCCCTCGTGACGACCAATCGCTTCCTCGCCACGGCCACTGGCGCCGGTGTCACGACGCTCGTCCAGTCGTCGTCGGTCACGACGGTTATCGTCGTCGGCCTGGTCAACGCCGGGCTGATGCAGCTGCAGCAGGCCATCGGCGTGATCTTCGGCGCCAACATCGGCACGACGATCACCGGCTGGATCCTGGTGCTCAACATCGGCAAGTACGGCCTGCCGATCCTCGGCGCCGCGGCGCTGGTGTACCTCTTCGCCCGCCGCGACCGCACGCGCTTCATCGCGATGGCGCTGATGGGAATGGGGATGGTCTTCTTCGGCCTCGAGCTGATGAAGAACGGCTTCGCGCCGGTGAAGGATATGCCGGTGTTTATGGAGGCCTTCCAGTGGTTCGAGGCCGACAGCTACGCCGGCATCTACAAGGCCGTGTTCGTGGGCTGCGTGCTCACTCTCATCGTCCAGAGCTCGAGTGCCACGCTCGGCATCACCATCGGCCTCGCCGCCACCGGGGTGATCCCCTTCCAGACGGCGGCCGCCCTCGTGCTGGGCGAGAACATCGGCACCACGATCACCATCGTGCTCGCCTCGTTCGGGGCCAACACCAACGCCAAGCGCGCCGCGCTGGCGCACGTGCTGTTCAACCTCATCGGCGCGTTCTGGATCACGCTGGTGTTCCCCTGGTACATCAAGCTCGTGGCCGGCACCGTGGCCGCGGTGCACGGCGCCGACCCGCTGACGCTCACGCTGGCTTCCGGCGTGAACCCGGTGGAGTTCGCTACCGTCGTCACGGCAGCCATCGCGCTGACGCACAGCGGATTCAACATCGTCAACACCGCCGTCTTCCTGCCCTTCATCAAGCCCTACACGCGGATGCTCGAGCGGCTGGTGCCGGACCCACGGCTGAAGGAAGTCGCGCGGCTGACGCGCATCGACGCCGGCACCGTGGCCTCGCCCGTCCTCGGGCTGGAGCAGAGCCGCGGCGAGGTGATCCAGATGGCGCAGGGCACGCTCAAGATGATGGAATGGATCCGCCAGCTCGGCTTCCACGGGCCCTGGGACGAGCTGCTGGTGCGCAAGACCTTCCACCGCGAGGAAGTGCTCGACAACGTGCAGCGCGAGGTCGTGGCGTTCCTGACCTCCACGCTCGACAGCACGATGCCCCAGATGGTCGCCGAGGAAGGCCGCCAGCAACTGCGCATCGCCCACGAGTATGAGTCGGTCTCCGACCGCGCCGCCAGCATCCTGCGCGCCTTCGCACAATTGCGGCAGCAACGACTGGAACTGCGCTCCGACCAGCAGGAGGACTTGCAGCAGCTGCACGCGGCGGTCACCACCTTCCTGCAAGAGGTGTCCGAGGCGTACGGCGAGCGCACGACAATCGGCGGCGCCAATGCGCGCAGTCACGCCGAGTCAATCGACCGACTCGTGCGGATGCTCAGCGATCGGCAACTCCAGCGGATGATCGACGGGCCGATCGATCCGGGGCTGAGCCTGGTCTACACGGGCCTCATCACCGACTACTCACGCATCCGCTCGCACGTGCGCAACATCCACGACGCGATGGCGGGCGGCGGGGTGCCGGAGTAG
- a CDS encoding mechanosensitive ion channel family protein yields the protein MRDRLPDWFIQGTAPLLLLAQVAIIVLVAILLQRLLHRLISRVGEGYDLPPGALPGARRAVSWLIKGGALLLILERLGVSGTVLWTIFSGFAAVGAVAFFAAWSVLSNIFCSMLIFSTEPFRLGDHVEILENGEKPGLKGRVTDINLIYTTLQEVGAGVGEDRTLRVPNNMFFQRILRRWRGSETPASWL from the coding sequence ATGCGAGACCGACTCCCCGACTGGTTCATCCAAGGCACCGCGCCCCTCCTGCTCCTCGCGCAGGTGGCGATCATCGTGCTGGTGGCGATCCTGCTGCAGCGCCTCCTCCACCGGCTGATCAGTCGCGTGGGTGAGGGCTACGACCTGCCGCCTGGCGCCCTGCCCGGCGCGCGGCGCGCCGTGAGCTGGCTCATCAAGGGCGGTGCGCTGCTGCTCATCCTCGAGCGGCTCGGCGTCTCCGGCACGGTGCTCTGGACGATTTTCAGCGGCTTCGCCGCGGTCGGTGCGGTCGCGTTCTTCGCCGCGTGGAGCGTGCTCTCCAACATCTTCTGCTCGATGCTCATCTTCTCGACGGAGCCCTTCCGGCTCGGCGACCACGTCGAAATCCTCGAGAACGGCGAGAAGCCGGGGCTCAAGGGCCGCGTCACCGACATCAACTTGATCTACACGACGCTGCAGGAAGTCGGCGCCGGCGTCGGTGAGGACCGGACGCTGCGCGTGCCGAACAATATGTTCTTCCAGCGCATCCTCAGGCGCTGGCGCGGTTCCGAGACGCCGGCGTCCTGGCTGTAG